One region of Deltaproteobacteria bacterium genomic DNA includes:
- a CDS encoding NAD(+)/NADH kinase — MKRIAVIAKLTKPEAVKVSQDVIKWLIERGMEVYLDTELGGRLNWSKSYSRTELPGLVELMVVLGGDGTMLYTARLIGEKKVPILGVNLGGLGFLTAITMEEIYTVLERVIRDDFETEERMMLNIEIHRDGGKASKYIVLNDMVIKGQLARLISLETRINKEYVTTYRADGIIVATPTGSTGYSLSAGGPILYPTIHSIIVAPICPFTLTNRSVVIPDWMTVEILLKADQGNVFLTMDGQVDLPLKGGDVVEAKRAEASTYLVKCPGKSYFDILRERLMWGGK, encoded by the coding sequence ATGAAAAGAATAGCCGTTATTGCAAAGCTCACCAAACCGGAGGCTGTCAAGGTAAGCCAGGATGTTATAAAGTGGCTTATTGAGCGGGGCATGGAAGTTTATCTGGATACCGAACTTGGCGGCAGACTGAACTGGTCAAAAAGCTATTCCAGGACGGAGCTCCCGGGGCTTGTGGAACTTATGGTGGTCCTGGGCGGAGACGGGACAATGCTCTATACAGCCAGGTTAATCGGAGAGAAAAAGGTTCCGATCCTTGGAGTGAACCTTGGAGGACTTGGTTTTCTTACAGCCATTACAATGGAAGAGATTTATACTGTGCTGGAAAGGGTTATAAGGGATGACTTTGAGACAGAAGAGAGGATGATGCTTAATATAGAGATACACAGGGACGGTGGAAAGGCGTCAAAATATATTGTTCTGAATGATATGGTTATAAAGGGGCAGTTGGCAAGGCTTATCAGCCTTGAGACCCGTATAAATAAAGAATATGTTACAACCTACAGGGCAGACGGCATTATTGTGGCCACACCGACCGGTTCAACCGGATATTCCCTTTCAGCAGGCGGGCCAATCCTTTATCCCACCATCCACTCTATTATTGTGGCTCCGATATGTCCGTTTACACTGACCAACCGGTCTGTTGTTATACCCGACTGGATGACCGTTGAGATACTGCTCAAGGCTGACCAGGGCAATGTCTTTCTGACGATGGACGGTCAGGTTGACCTTCCTCTCAAAGGAGGGGATGTTGTGGAGGCAAAGAGGGCTGAGGCAAGCACCTATCTTGTAAAATGCCCCGGCAAAAGCTATTTTGATATTTTGAGGGAAAGGCTGATGTGGGGAGGGAAGTAG
- the recN gene encoding DNA repair protein RecN, whose product MLLQLNIKDFAIIDNLQITFGKGLNILTGETGAGKSIIVDAVKLILGDRASLDDIRSSKDEAVVEAMFDISSLKDIAELMETTGLPNEENIIIRRVISRSGKNRTFINNSMANLTLLQEIGSRIIDIYGQHDHQSLTRPEEHIDILDNFGGLMPLRQEYINAYTEYVSIKKELDSLMADNEKLVERQDFLSFQSREIEAAGLKTGEDAELKKEKEILANAEKIFDAAHSGHDILYASGGSVLERIGHVLNRLKDVSRIDERLNPTLQTLETAVCQLEDAASFLRDYSQEMSFEPGRLEEADNRLDAINKLKKKYGQTIELILQKKKEIDKELDGIGHHDEKIAELKKTIDGSSAKAVALAKKLSDKRIDAARILKKKMEQELSDLGMKKTVFEVRIKGDVDGAGSFNLGENGMDRLEFFISPNVGEEPKPLAKIASGGELSRIMLAIKRIAATGKIPVLIFDEVDAGIGGGTAEVVGKKLKEVSKNHQVLCITHLPQIAAYADKHYSVAKEVRAGRTSASIKELKNEERVSEISRMLGGVKITDRTREHAREMLENARGGV is encoded by the coding sequence ATGTTATTACAACTCAACATAAAAGACTTTGCAATAATTGATAACCTGCAGATAACGTTTGGCAAAGGATTAAATATACTTACAGGCGAGACAGGCGCGGGCAAGTCAATAATAGTTGATGCGGTTAAACTTATCCTTGGAGACAGGGCCTCTCTGGATGATATAAGGTCGTCAAAGGACGAGGCGGTTGTGGAGGCAATGTTTGATATATCATCACTTAAAGATATAGCGGAGCTGATGGAAACAACAGGGCTTCCAAATGAAGAAAATATTATAATACGGCGCGTCATATCCCGCTCAGGCAAGAACAGGACGTTTATAAACAACAGCATGGCAAACCTGACACTCTTGCAGGAGATAGGAAGCCGCATCATAGATATATACGGCCAGCATGACCACCAGTCTTTAACAAGACCGGAAGAGCATATTGATATTCTGGATAATTTTGGCGGCCTCATGCCTCTCAGACAAGAATATATCAATGCTTATACGGAATATGTCTCAATCAAAAAAGAATTAGATAGTCTTATGGCAGATAATGAGAAGCTTGTTGAAAGACAGGATTTTTTGAGTTTTCAGTCAAGAGAGATAGAGGCGGCAGGGCTTAAAACAGGAGAGGACGCGGAACTCAAAAAAGAAAAAGAAATACTTGCAAACGCTGAAAAAATCTTTGATGCAGCCCACAGCGGCCATGATATTTTATACGCATCAGGCGGCTCCGTGTTAGAGAGGATCGGCCATGTGCTGAACAGATTAAAGGATGTGTCAAGGATTGATGAAAGGCTTAATCCGACACTGCAAACCCTTGAGACCGCTGTCTGCCAGCTTGAGGATGCCGCATCATTTTTGAGGGATTACAGCCAGGAAATGAGCTTTGAGCCGGGCAGGCTTGAAGAGGCGGATAACAGACTTGACGCTATAAACAAACTTAAAAAAAAGTACGGACAGACCATTGAACTCATCCTTCAAAAGAAGAAAGAGATAGATAAGGAATTGGACGGCATTGGACATCACGATGAGAAGATAGCGGAACTGAAAAAGACCATAGACGGCTCAAGCGCAAAAGCAGTTGCCCTTGCGAAAAAACTGTCGGATAAAAGAATTGACGCAGCCAGGATATTAAAGAAAAAGATGGAGCAGGAGTTGTCTGACCTCGGCATGAAAAAAACAGTATTTGAGGTCAGGATAAAGGGAGACGTCGACGGAGCCGGCAGCTTTAATCTGGGCGAAAACGGCATGGACAGGCTTGAATTTTTTATATCCCCTAATGTTGGCGAAGAGCCGAAACCCCTTGCAAAGATCGCGTCAGGCGGAGAGCTTTCAAGGATTATGCTTGCAATAAAAAGGATCGCTGCAACCGGGAAAATACCTGTCCTGATATTTGACGAGGTGGACGCCGGCATAGGCGGCGGCACAGCAGAGGTTGTTGGAAAAAAATTAAAAGAGGTGTCAAAAAACCACCAGGTGCTTTGTATTACCCACCTGCCGCAGATTGCTGCTTATGCCGATAAACACTATTCTGTTGCAAAAGAGGTCAGGGCAGGCAGGACATCCGCATCAATAAAGGAGCTTAAAAACGAAGAGCGGGTTTCTGAAATCTCCCGCATGCTCGGCGGGGTTAAGATAACAGACAGGACAAGGGAGCATGCAAGGGAAATGCTGGAGAATGCGAGGGGAGGGGTGTAG
- a CDS encoding putative toxin-antitoxin system toxin component, PIN family, whose amino-acid sequence MKVVVDTNVLVAGLLSPFGRCAEIVRMISSGKLTLCLDARVLAEYNEVLHRPKFGFNKDNVAALLEYIEHSGETIASLPLPHSLPDHDDEPFLEVAIAGRAACIVTGNKSHFPVKLCQGIKVLSPNEFIIFYSKRQRQKST is encoded by the coding sequence ATGAAAGTTGTTGTTGATACCAATGTTCTTGTTGCCGGTCTTCTGTCACCATTTGGTCGATGCGCTGAAATTGTGCGAATGATTTCATCTGGTAAACTGACCTTGTGTCTTGACGCCCGTGTTTTAGCTGAATATAACGAGGTCCTTCACCGACCAAAGTTCGGGTTCAACAAAGACAATGTTGCTGCTCTCCTCGAATATATAGAACACAGCGGAGAAACAATAGCTTCCTTACCGCTGCCTCATTCTCTACCAGACCATGATGATGAGCCATTCCTTGAGGTAGCCATTGCAGGACGGGCAGCATGTATTGTTACAGGAAATAAATCCCATTTTCCTGTCAAACTGTGTCAGGGGATTAAAGTTCTTTCTCCAAATGAGTTTATTATTTTTTACAGTAAACGGCAAAGACAGAAAAGCACATAA
- a CDS encoding type II toxin-antitoxin system Phd/YefM family antitoxin, giving the protein MKFVSVRDLRGKSAQLWKALSAEREMIVTSNGRPIAILAAISESNLEESLAAFRQARAVEAVASLQRRSVEQGTGRITMDEIDTEIKSVRKKRVK; this is encoded by the coding sequence ATGAAATTCGTAAGTGTCCGTGATTTACGAGGCAAGTCGGCCCAGCTCTGGAAGGCCCTTTCTGCTGAAAGGGAAATGATTGTTACCAGCAACGGTCGGCCCATAGCCATTCTTGCGGCTATAAGCGAATCAAATCTTGAAGAATCGCTTGCAGCATTCCGGCAGGCGCGTGCAGTTGAAGCGGTAGCAAGTCTTCAGCGCCGCTCAGTGGAGCAGGGGACTGGCAGAATTACTATGGATGAAATTGACACCGAAATCAAATCAGTTCGTAAAAAGCGGGTTAAATGA
- a CDS encoding type II toxin-antitoxin system Phd/YefM family antitoxin: MKFVSVRDLRGKSAQLWKTLSAEREMIVTSNGRPIAILLREQVCNLLPEFRDYLYTNYLGSSYKLEPA; this comes from the coding sequence ATGAAATTCGTAAGTGTCCGTGATTTACGAGGCAAGTCGGCCCAGCTCTGGAAGACCCTTTCTGCTGAAAGGGAAATGATTGTTACCAGCAACGGTCGGCCCATAGCCATTCTCTTGCGGGAGCAGGTTTGTAACCTGCTCCCTGAATTTCGTGATTACCTTTATACGAACTATTTGGGTTCAAGTTACAAACTTGAACCCGCTTAA
- a CDS encoding type II toxin-antitoxin system CcdA family antitoxin, translating to MIKTTISIPEDIYTEAKKTAGNFSLLVSEALKEYLRKRRVNKAVSSFGKWQKRDKESIEIENELRKEESRKYANRAD from the coding sequence ATGATAAAGACCACTATATCAATCCCTGAAGATATTTACACAGAAGCCAAAAAGACTGCCGGCAACTTTAGTCTATTGGTATCAGAGGCGCTTAAAGAATACTTAAGAAAGAGACGGGTTAACAAGGCTGTATCTTCTTTTGGCAAATGGCAAAAAAGAGATAAGGAGAGTATTGAGATTGAAAATGAGTTAAGAAAAGAGGAGAGCAGAAAGTATGCAAACCGTGCTGATTGA
- a CDS encoding MFS transporter, giving the protein MSDKKIFGFPKNVFAAGLVSLFMDISSEMIYPILPIFLTTVLGASKSTIGIIEGIAESTASILKIFSGWLSDRLGKRKLLMGIGYGVSVLSRPIMATAGNWTDVLAARFVDRFGKGVRTAPRDAIIADSVENNNLGKAFGFHRSMDTLGAVIGPGIAFFVLAMFMNNFRLVFWLSLIPGIIAVCLIIFFITEKRHAREGAKLPKLTFKDFNGDFRRYILVITVFSIGNSSDAFLILRAESLGIPKEFIPVVYLAFNLIYSISSMPMGILADKIGTRKMVAFSFIFYSGIYAGLAFATGKLHIIALFILYGLFKGMSEGTQRAYLASIAPPERKATAFGIYHMAVGIALLPASIVAGALWDKIGPEAAFLYGTVTGLLAFILFSMRKK; this is encoded by the coding sequence ATGTCAGACAAAAAAATCTTCGGCTTTCCAAAGAATGTCTTCGCAGCAGGGCTTGTAAGCCTTTTCATGGATATATCATCTGAGATGATTTATCCCATCCTCCCGATATTTCTTACAACTGTCCTCGGCGCAAGCAAGTCAACCATAGGCATTATAGAAGGAATTGCGGAATCAACAGCGAGCATATTGAAGATATTTTCAGGCTGGCTTTCGGACAGGCTTGGCAAGAGAAAACTCCTCATGGGTATCGGATACGGCGTCTCTGTTCTGAGCAGGCCCATAATGGCAACTGCCGGAAACTGGACAGATGTGCTCGCAGCCAGATTTGTTGACAGGTTCGGCAAAGGCGTCCGCACTGCGCCGAGGGACGCAATAATAGCAGATTCAGTAGAAAATAATAACCTCGGCAAGGCATTCGGATTTCACAGGTCAATGGACACCCTTGGCGCGGTAATAGGCCCCGGCATCGCATTCTTTGTCCTTGCCATGTTTATGAATAACTTCAGGCTGGTGTTTTGGCTTTCTTTAATACCGGGCATAATCGCTGTTTGTCTGATAATCTTTTTTATAACTGAGAAAAGACATGCGAGAGAAGGAGCAAAACTTCCAAAGCTTACATTCAAAGACTTTAACGGCGATTTCAGGCGCTACATCCTTGTAATAACCGTCTTCTCCATCGGCAATTCAAGCGATGCGTTTTTGATACTCAGGGCAGAGAGTCTGGGCATTCCAAAGGAATTTATCCCTGTAGTCTATCTTGCTTTCAACCTGATATATTCCATATCTTCAATGCCGATGGGAATCCTGGCGGATAAAATAGGGACAAGAAAGATGGTGGCCTTCAGTTTTATATTCTATTCAGGCATATATGCGGGGCTCGCCTTTGCGACTGGCAAACTGCATATAATAGCCCTGTTCATTTTATATGGCCTGTTCAAGGGGATGAGCGAAGGCACGCAGAGGGCATATCTGGCGAGCATTGCGCCGCCTGAAAGAAAGGCTACTGCATTCGGCATTTATCACATGGCAGTCGGCATCGCCCTTCTGCCTGCAAGCATTGTTGCAGGGGCTTTATGGGATAAGATTGGGCCTGAGGCGGCTTTCCTTTACGGGACAGTAACGGGCTTGTTGGCGTTTATCCTGTTTAGCATGAGGAAAAAATAG
- the acs gene encoding acetate--CoA ligase gives MADEHVESMLKVEEVFKPSKEIIEKAWVNDYEKTYKHALEDPEGFWGEIAKELEWFLPWKKVLKWEQPWMGGASWFAGARCNITYNCLDRHVKTWRRDKAAIIWVGEDGSERVITYNELLREVNKAANMLKSLGVGKGDRVTIYMPRIPEQIISMLACARIGAVHSLVYSGFSATALQSRIHDAESKVVITADCGYQRAKCIQLKKIVDDAVKDCPSVSNVVVVRRSEPNPPSPPFEKGGTGGIYIDWHEAMAKASQKFEAVEMDAEDPLFTLYTSGTTGKPKGVLHVHGGYMVGTYITTKWVFDLKDEDIMFCTADPGWITGHSYIVYGPLLNGATILFPEGAPDFPNPGRWWGLIEKYKVNIFYTTPTAVRLLMKYGDDWPQKYDLSSLKILGSVGEPINPEAWLWYRKATGNRLPIMDTWWQTETGMILITPLPCMALKPGSAARPFPGVVPEIVDRDGKPLGANTGGFLTIKRPWPAMMKTIYKDPERYSQYWKTINNVYLAGDMARQDEDGYFFFMGRSDDVIKVSGYRLGTAEIESAIVSHQSVAEAACIGKPDALKGEIIKAFVILKQGYEPSDLLLDEIKKQVRKELGPIAIPSEIEFTEWLPKTRSGKIMRRVLKAKELGVEPGDVSTLEE, from the coding sequence ATGGCAGACGAACATGTTGAGAGTATGCTGAAGGTTGAAGAGGTATTTAAGCCTTCAAAAGAGATTATAGAAAAGGCATGGGTTAATGACTATGAAAAGACCTATAAACACGCGCTTGAAGACCCGGAGGGTTTCTGGGGTGAAATAGCAAAAGAACTTGAATGGTTTCTTCCGTGGAAAAAGGTTTTGAAGTGGGAGCAGCCATGGATGGGCGGGGCGTCATGGTTTGCCGGCGCAAGGTGCAATATTACATACAACTGTCTTGACCGGCATGTAAAGACATGGAGGCGGGATAAGGCGGCGATAATCTGGGTAGGAGAAGACGGATCTGAAAGGGTTATTACATACAATGAATTATTGAGGGAGGTAAATAAGGCGGCAAATATGCTCAAGTCCCTTGGTGTTGGGAAAGGCGACAGGGTTACTATTTATATGCCGCGTATTCCTGAGCAGATTATATCCATGCTTGCGTGCGCAAGGATTGGCGCTGTGCACAGCCTTGTATATTCAGGCTTCAGCGCAACGGCGCTGCAGAGCAGGATCCACGATGCCGAATCAAAGGTTGTTATAACCGCTGACTGCGGTTATCAAAGGGCAAAGTGCATTCAGTTAAAAAAGATTGTTGATGATGCGGTTAAAGACTGCCCATCAGTATCAAATGTGGTTGTTGTGAGACGCTCAGAGCCGAATCCCCCCTCACCCCCCTTTGAAAAAGGGGGGACGGGGGGGATTTATATTGACTGGCACGAAGCAATGGCAAAGGCATCTCAAAAATTTGAGGCTGTGGAGATGGATGCGGAAGATCCGTTATTTACGCTTTATACCTCAGGCACAACAGGCAAGCCAAAAGGAGTTTTGCATGTCCACGGCGGCTATATGGTGGGGACATACATAACAACAAAATGGGTCTTTGATTTAAAGGACGAGGACATCATGTTCTGCACAGCAGACCCGGGCTGGATTACAGGACACAGTTATATTGTTTACGGCCCGCTTTTAAACGGAGCGACAATCCTTTTTCCAGAAGGTGCGCCTGATTTCCCTAATCCCGGCAGGTGGTGGGGGTTGATAGAGAAATACAAAGTCAATATATTTTATACAACACCAACAGCAGTAAGGCTTCTTATGAAATACGGCGATGACTGGCCGCAGAAGTATGATCTCTCAAGCCTTAAAATTCTTGGCTCTGTGGGAGAACCGATAAATCCGGAGGCGTGGCTCTGGTATAGAAAGGCTACAGGCAACAGGCTTCCCATAATGGATACATGGTGGCAGACAGAGACAGGCATGATACTCATTACGCCGCTGCCTTGTATGGCGCTGAAACCAGGTTCTGCGGCAAGGCCGTTTCCGGGTGTAGTCCCTGAGATTGTTGATAGGGACGGCAAGCCATTGGGGGCAAACACAGGCGGTTTTCTTACCATCAAAAGGCCGTGGCCTGCAATGATGAAGACGATTTATAAAGACCCGGAGAGATACAGCCAGTATTGGAAGACAATCAACAATGTCTATCTCGCAGGAGATATGGCAAGACAGGACGAGGACGGCTATTTCTTTTTCATGGGAAGGTCTGATGATGTTATAAAGGTATCTGGTTACAGACTTGGCACAGCAGAGATAGAGAGCGCTATTGTCTCGCATCAGTCAGTTGCTGAGGCTGCGTGCATAGGAAAACCAGATGCGCTCAAAGGCGAGATAATTAAGGCATTTGTGATATTAAAGCAGGGCTACGAGCCGTCAGATTTACTACTTGATGAGATTAAAAAACAGGTGAGAAAAGAACTTGGTCCCATTGCCATCCCATCTGAAATTGAATTTACCGAATGGCTGCCAAAGACAAGGAGCGGCAAGATAATGCGGAGGGTGCTGAAGGCAAAGGAACTTGGA